In Flavobacterium sp. CS20, a single window of DNA contains:
- the cmk gene encoding (d)CMP kinase, with product MTKTQVIAIDGYSSTGKSTVAKQLAQHLKFVYVDSGAMYRTITLFALENHCFENGKLNASKLMAQLDDIDIDFKFDNNSQNSTILLNQTNVEKNIRGMQVSNYVSYVAELPEVRQKLVELQRKMSKEHNLVMDGRDIGSVVFPDADIKFFMTASAEERAKRRFDELQQKGEQITFEEVYQNIQKRDQIDTTRQHSPLIQAKDAIVIDNTNLTKEEQFELMLLKISERINL from the coding sequence ATGACAAAAACTCAAGTGATTGCAATAGACGGCTATTCATCTACAGGCAAAAGCACTGTAGCAAAACAGCTGGCACAACATTTAAAATTTGTATATGTCGATTCAGGTGCTATGTATAGAACAATTACTTTATTTGCTTTAGAAAATCATTGTTTTGAAAATGGCAAATTAAATGCTTCAAAATTGATGGCTCAATTAGATGATATAGATATCGATTTTAAGTTTGATAACAATTCTCAAAACAGTACGATTTTACTAAACCAAACTAATGTAGAAAAAAACATTCGCGGTATGCAAGTCTCCAACTACGTAAGCTATGTGGCTGAGCTACCAGAAGTTAGACAAAAATTGGTTGAATTACAACGAAAAATGTCTAAAGAACACAACCTTGTTATGGACGGTCGCGATATTGGTAGCGTGGTTTTTCCCGATGCAGATATTAAATTTTTTATGACTGCCAGTGCTGAAGAGCGTGCAAAACGTCGCTTTGATGAGCTTCAACAAAAAGGCGAACAAATTACTTTTGAGGAAGTTTATCAAAACATCCAAAAACGAGATCAAATTGATACCACGCGTCAGCATTCGCCACTTATTCAAGCTAAAGACGCTATAGTAATTGACAATACCAATTTGACAAAAGAAGAACAATTTGAGTTGATGTTATTAAAAATTAGTGAACGCATCAACCTTTAG
- a CDS encoding rhomboid family intramembrane serine protease yields MNRLTDTVKTILIANVMFFLGSQFMGDVAYKFFALWYPENPNFEYWQLVTHMFMHGGVTHIFFNMFALFIFGSVLEMNVGQQRFLFLYFSAGLGATGLQILFSYFGFREAYQYYIDAGITPSQIQSVLDSAIETGQYRTYGISNEISNQLITNYSVPMVGASGAIFGVLATFAVIYPNMPLYIIFVPIPIKAKYLIGGYFALNVISAVTGSSLAGPSNTAYWAHIGGAVIGFITMWVWKKNQFNQNRWN; encoded by the coding sequence ATGAACAGACTTACAGATACTGTTAAAACTATACTCATCGCTAATGTGATGTTTTTTTTAGGCTCGCAATTTATGGGTGATGTAGCTTATAAATTTTTTGCCCTTTGGTATCCAGAAAACCCCAATTTTGAATATTGGCAATTGGTAACGCATATGTTTATGCACGGAGGTGTGACACATATTTTTTTCAATATGTTTGCATTGTTTATTTTTGGTAGTGTTCTTGAAATGAATGTCGGTCAACAACGCTTTTTGTTTTTATATTTTTCAGCAGGTTTGGGTGCGACTGGACTTCAAATTTTGTTTAGTTATTTTGGATTTAGGGAAGCCTACCAATATTATATAGACGCTGGAATTACGCCTTCTCAAATACAATCTGTTTTAGATTCTGCTATTGAGACTGGTCAATACCGAACCTATGGAATTTCTAATGAAATAAGCAACCAACTTATTACTAATTACTCTGTACCTATGGTTGGTGCTTCTGGTGCTATCTTTGGAGTTTTGGCGACCTTTGCTGTGATTTATCCTAATATGCCTTTGTATATTATTTTTGTTCCTATTCCTATAAAAGCTAAGTATTTAATCGGAGGTTATTTTGCGTTGAATGTGATTTCAGCTGTGACAGGAAGTTCGTTGGCTGGTCCATCAAATACAGCCTATTGGGCTCATATTGGTGGTGCTGTTATTGGATTTATCACAATGTGGGTGTGGAAGAAAAATCAGTTTAATCAAAACCGATGGAATTGA